The following is a genomic window from Pedobacter sp. KBS0701.
CGAATCGAGTGCCGATCATAAAATCAATACCCGCAAAATGATTGCCGTTTTATTGGGCATTAGTGTAGCATTGATTGGTTTCTTTGCCGGACACTAGTTCAGTTGGCATTTGGCAGTTGGTAATTGCCAGTTTTCAGTTGACAGTTCCCAACTAAGCAACTTGCCGATTAACCATTTCATTTTCAAGCAATTAACCCGATAGCCGTTTTAAACGTTTAATCGTTTATACATTTGACCTTTTCAAAAAAACATCTGTAAATTCGTATATGGATGAGATTGTAAATGAACCTGTTGTAGCCTATCAAAAAAGGCATTATACCATTGAAGAATACCTGGAGATGGAAAAAGAAGCGACAGTTAAACATGAATATTACCAAGGTGAGATTTTTACGATGTCGGGGGCTGGAGATAATCATAACTGGCTTTTTTCTAATGTTTTTTTAGCAATTGGAGGTCAGTTAAAAGGAAAGTCATGTCACATTTTTGGAAGTGATAAGCGGATGAACATTCCGGAGAATAGCTTATTCACCTATCCGGATATCTCTATTTACTGTAACGATATAAAACATATTGATATTGATGAAGACACCTCAATTTTACCAACAGTAATCATTGAGATCCTTTCGCCTTCGACAAAAAACTATGATAGGGGCAAAAAATTTACACTTTATAAAGATATTCCTTCGTTAAAAGAATACATCATGATCGATTCAGAATCGGTTTGGGTAGAGGCTTATTATATTGATGATGAAAATAACTGGAAACTTAACGAGCACAAGGAGATTTCTGATACCCTAACCTTAATTTCGATGGGTTTTGAAGTGGCTTTAAGCGATATTTATGATCACGTTCGCTTTAATAAAAAGTAATATCCAAATCTGACTTTTGGTTCAAAGCTAAACACTATTGCGATTACAAACACTAAATTGAGAACTGTTAATTGCTACTGGATCACTTCTTTGCTTTCTTCTTTCCATAACCCCAAGGACAGTGTTTACACTTATTTTTACAGCAATTACCACGTTTTAAATGGTAGGTTTCGGTAAAGACCATCAGTCCATCTTCGTTAAAGTAAAAATCTTCGCCTTCTTTTAGCATAATTATTGAATGACAGCATCTTGAATGAGTGTATTATAATGATTGAATATCAAATGAGGCAATGTTTTTAACAGTTTTCTTTATTGCCTCATTCAATCAGTCTCTAACTCTATCATTCAATCATTTTTTAACCATTGAGTATTTTGACTTCCAGTTTATTTTTAAAATAATCTTTAAGCTGTTTACCATCTCCGTGCAGCGTCCATACCTGTTTGGGCTTAACTTTTTCTATGGTTTCTAAAATTGCATCCCAATCGGCATGATCAGAAATATAAAGTGAAATCCCGTTTTGTTGCTGCAGGTTTTTCCATCCGGAGGCAAAGGCACGTACTACATTAATTGCCTTATGGTAACTGTGAAAAACCATCGGCGGCACAATATAAACCTGATGTTCCTGATTATTTTTCATCACCTTTCTATCGTACATTTTGTAATTCCCTACTTTTATGCCATAGTCTTCATAGATTTTAACAAATGGCATAATACTGTGATGAACCATAACATTTTTCGTGGGGCAATGCTCGTTGAGCAATTGTATTATCCGCTGGCTTTTGCCCAATGCATAAGAACCAAGCATAATATTCGCACTGGTTTCATTTAGCTTTTTAATTTCATCTACTGGTGAAGGATGTTTGGTTTCCGGATTAGCAAATGTACTCTCTGTAATTAAAACGTCTGCTTCTACAAATTCAAAAGGCTCGCAGGTATTGTCCGGTTCAATCTTATAATCACCTGTATAAAGATACTTTACCCCCTTATATTCCATTAAAACCTGTGCAGAACCCAAAATATGTCCGGCAGAATAAAAAGTAACGGTAACTTCTTTTATTTTGAAGGATTCATGATAACTTTTGGTAAAAAAATCAACCGCGGCAAATTTGCGGTAACGGTGTTTCATAAAAGTTGCAGTAGCAGCCGTACAGTAAACATGCTGGCTTCCACCAATGGCATGATCACCATGTGCATGTGAAATCACCGCTTCATTTACCGGTTGTTGTGGATCTAGGTAAAAATCGCCGTAAGCACAGTATAAACCCGTTGGCGTAATGGCAATGAAGTCTTCTAAAATCATTTATAAAGGTGAATAGAATTTAAGGATGAATGATTTAAGTTAATTAAGCCCTGGTATTCTTAAATTCTTTGGCTGACTTCAGAAATTCCTGGTGTAAAGCTAAAACCTGCTCAATGATAGACTGTTGCTCATCGTTAACAATAAAATGACCGGCCATTTTTGCCTTTTCTTCATCGCTAAGCTGTTTATCCATGCGGGCCTTCACTTGCTCTTCATTAACCCCATCACGCTGTATTAAACGTTTTAATTTAACTTCGTAAGGGGCGGTAACCAAAATTGTGGTATTGCAAAGTTTATAAGAACCGCTTTCGAACAGTATTGCTGCTTCTTTTAGGGTATAAGGTACTGTTGAAGGAATTGTTGATTCCCAGGCATCAAAAGCCCTGAAAACGGCCGGATGTACCAAAGCATTCAATTGTGCGAGTGCCTGCTCATTATTAAATACAATGCCTGCAATGTGTTTATTGTTTAGTTTTCCATCTTCAAAATAGCTTTCATTACCAAAAGCAGCTTTAACACCTTCTATTAATAAAGTATCCTGAGTCATGATTTCTTTAGCCACGGTATCGGCATAAAAAACAGGGATTCCCAATACTTCAAACACCTTGCAAGCCGTTGTTTTACCACTGCCTATACCACCTGTTATACCTACTTTATACATTATTTTTCTACAATAAAATCTATTTTGGAAGGGCTTACGCTCACCAGTTTGCAATAATCCGGAAATTCGGTTATCTTGACCGTAAAGCGGCGATGTCCTAAATTTTGCCATTCATCAACATCAATAGTTGCGGTTATAAAACTTTCATCAACCTGATCATAATTGCTCAAAGCTACTAAAAAGGTAACTTTAACTTTTTTAGGATAAAGTTTAATGCTGTTATAGCTTCGATTATTGATAATTTTTAAAGGTACCTCAATGGTTTTTTCAGTAAATTCGTCTACAGGAACTTTTACCTCTACAGAGGATGGATAGATGCTAACATTTTTGTGAATACTGTGCTGTAAAGCTACCCTTGTTGTGCTGCTGCTCTGTATTTTATCTTGCTTTAGCGTATCGGTTGGCCAAAATTTTATTTTTGAAAGTTCTTCCAGCGGGCCAGCCACCTTAACATATTTTGGGTTAAGAATAATTTCGCTAGAAATGCCATATTGTTTTTCGAAACTTAGTTTATCAATCAGTTTTACCGGAACTTTTTTCACTACACGTTTAGTAAAATCGAAATAAAGGGTATCAGGCTTAACTGAAATTACTTTTTGTGTACTTTCTAACTGCCTGTTGATATTAAAAAGCTGATCGGAGAAAATGATAAAATCTTTGGTATTCAGCTGACTCAGACTAACAGAAACTGAAGGCGGACTGATCCTTAAACGGGCGAACAGTAGCTGCCATCCTGTTCCTTCTACCTGTAAATCTATCGTATCTGATTGCAAGGGATAAAATGCCCTTTTAGTAGGTGCATTTTTAAAAACCAAAACGGTTTTGGCTACATAAACATACTTGTTATTTAATGCCATAAAAAGCCATGCAGCTATGGCCAGCAACAAGCAGGCCAATAAGCTAAATACACGTCTTTTTTCAATCTTCGTTAACCTGATGAAGGGCATAATAAATTACATATTAGCTGTAAGCTGGAAAAACACTATTCAAAATGCATTTAAATCAAATGTAGTAAAACAAAAACAGTCCCGAAAGTTTTCGGGACTGCTCAAATTTTAATTATTTTTAATTAAGCTTTAGATGCAGCAGGAGTTACTGTTGCTTTTGTTGCATCTAAAGAAACTGCCGATTTATCGAAACGGATTTTTACACCACCTTCTACCTCGATCAAAAAAGTTGTCTCATTCATGTCGGCAATACGGCCGTGAATACCTGCTGTAGTTACAATTTTATCACCTTTTTTTAGTTCACTGATTAACTTTTTATGGTCTTTAGCTTTTTTAAGCTGAGGACGGATCATAAAAAAGTAGAATACCAGTGCAATCGCTCCAAACATGATTAATTGTCTTGGATCAAATCCTCCTGCTGCCTGTAAAATTACTGTTGATGTCATTTTTATTTTTTTTGTTTTTTATGAATTTTGATCCTTATGGATGATGCCATAAACAATTGAACCAATTTATTTTTTAGCAAGTACCTCTCCTATCAAATGAACAGTGATTACCGTTGGGTTTGCATTTGATGTTACGGTTACTACCTTATCTTGCATACCCATTTTGCCTTCGCTATTGAAAACTACACTAATTATACCTTCTTTACCTGGCAAAATAGGCTCGCCTGGTACCTGCGGAATAGTACAGCCACAAGTTGCCGTTGCATTTGAAACGATGAGTGGACTTTTACCTGTATTTTTAAATTTGAAATCGTGCTTAACTTTTTCACCTTGTGTTATTTTACCAAAATCGAAAATATCGCGTTCGAAAACGATAACAGGTGCATCTGCCGGAGCAACTTTAGCCGTTTTTGACGTATCGTTGCCAACTGAAACAGCTGAAGAAGCTTCGCTTGTTTGATTATTTGCATTACGACATGCTACAAATGAAAGTGCAGCAATAGCCAGAATAAATGTTCTTTTCATTTTAATCTTCGATTAATCCGCGGCCAATCTTTTTAATGGTATTATTTTTCTTAAGATCACCTAAAATTTTGTCTAAAATACCGTTAATAAACGAATTACTCTTCGGTGTACTGTAATCTTTTGATAACTCTAAATATTCGTTAATGGTTACTTTAACCGGAATAGATGGGAAATTTAGGAGCTCGCAAATGGCCATTTTCATCAAAATTGTATCCATTAATGCAATACGTTCTGATTCCCAGTTTTTAGTTCTATCGGCAATCATTTCCTGATATTTTGCATCGTTCTGCAAAGTATGTACAAAGAGATCCTGAACAAATTTGCTGTCTTCAACCCAATCGGCACTAATTTCGGTCAACTTATTTTTGAAAGGATCTTCGGATGTAAAGTTTTTCAAGGTTTTGGCAACCATACCTTTCATCACTTCGTGATCTACCTGCCAGTTGATAAATTTCTCTTCGAAAACCTGAATAATGGCCTGATTTTTTAAGATGATTTTACGGAAAATGTATTTTATGATATCTTTTGATGACTCTAAACTTTCGTTCGGATCGGCAAGATAATCGGCATATTCTTTTGATGCTTTTAAAGAATTGTAAACGGTTTTACGGATTTCCGGGTCGAAACCCCAATCAACCTTGTATTTTTTAATTGCAGAAACATACTCTGGATTTTGCTGCATTAAAACGCTAAACTTATTGTTTAGCAATTTCATGTTAGGATTAATATCCTCTGCTGTTTTAATAAACTTATTTGCGCGCTCCGCGGCGTCGTTAGCAGTAAATTCGGTAACTTCTACCATTAAAGATAACATCCAGATGTACATTTCGTACACGCTATCGATGCTCTGCATTAAAGTTTTTAAATCACCTTTAATGTCTTTTTTGTCTGCCATGTGCCATGCAAAAATATTTTGCAAAGCTTTGATTCTTAAGTGCCTTCTGTTTAACATGAATGTAAGAACGAGTGTGGTTTTTTAAAACCTGTTTTAATAATTATGATTTAATATGACGATTTAATTTTTTTAATATCTGCAATACGTTTCTCGGCAATGCGATTGGCAGCAATATTTGTTGATATATTTTCGGTTTTACTTAATTTAATTACACTGCGTGTAGCATCGTAAATATTATCTGTAAGCTGTACAGTACGTTTTTTACCAAAACCAGTTAACTCCGAATAGCAGGAAATTAATCCGCCTGCATTAATCAGGTAATCAGGTGCGAATAAAATCCCTTTCTTCAAAAGCAATTCGCTATCTAAAACCTCATCTTTTAACTGGTTGTTTGCTGACCCTGCAATAATTGCAAATTTCATTTTTTCGATGGTTTTGTTGTTAACTGTAGCACCCATTGCACACGGGGCATAAACATCGGCATCAGTTGTAAAAATCTTATCGGCTTCGATCGGTTTCGCTTTATATTTACGGGCAACATAAGTTAATTGTTCCTGATTAATATCGCTGATCAAAACTTCGGCGTTTTCTTTTCTTAACAGGGCAACCAGGTGCTCACCAACATTTCCGATACCTTGTACTACAATGGTTCTCCCTGCAAGCATATCTGTACCGAATACCTCTTTAACACTGGCTTTAATGCCTAAATAAACACCTTGAGCAGTAAAAGGAGCCGGATTACCCGCACCGCCTATTGATTCAGGAACACCGGTAACATAATTGGTTTCCATACGGATATATTCCATATCGCGTGTATTGGTACCCATTTCTTCTGCGGTAATAAATTCGCCATTTAGATTTTTAATAAACCTGCCATAGCTACGCATTAAAGTTTCTGTTTTGTCTTTTCTGGAATCGCCTATAATTACGCCTTTTCCACCGCCCAGATTTAATCCTGTTATCGCTGCTTTGTAAGTCATTCCGCGCGATAATCGCAGCGCATCTTCTAATGCTTCGCCTTCGGTGCTATAACTCCACATGCGCGTCCCGCCTAAAGCAGGACCCAATGTGGTATCGTGTATAGCAATAATTGCTTTTAAACCTGTATCTGGATCATTACAAAAAACCAATTTCTTGTGTCCATAGACACTTAACTGATCTAAAATTGATGAATCTGACGGAGAATTTGCTGGCATATTGAACGTTCGGCTAACCTGCTGCAAAATTAAAATAAAAAACCATTATTACATCTATTTAACGAAACTATAACAAAATTAATTCGGACGGGATTAAATAAACAAAGTTATTAGTTTGATAAAATTATTATTTTGGATATAACCAAGGTCTTGGGCCCTTATTAATTGATATAATCTTCTTTGTAGAAAATATACTCTATCTGATCTTAAGAATCACAGGCTTATGTTAAATAAACCTGATATAGCGGAAAGCCCACAGCGTAGCGAGGACTTGAAGCGATAGCAGGGCCGGTATGGCCAAAAAGCACCGAACCTTGCTTTTCAAAATAATCATTGACCACCTGAGAACAGCTTAATTACCTTACATCTTCCATCCTACATCTTCCCTTTTACATTTGAAAGTGTCATTAATTTTTAAAGCTTAGGCCCGAATAGATAAATATGTGTTATGAAATAACAAAATTAGCTAAGTTTGTATGGAATGAAACATTTAAGCCGATTAAACAAATACTTTCTTAAGTATAAATGGTGGATTATACCCGGAAGTATTTTCGTGGTGATTTCTAATATTTTTGGTGTAGTGCCTGCACAGGTAATTGGCTATGCAGTTGATTTGATTAATGAAAACATTCAGATATTTAATCTATTTTATAGTTTCGATAGGCAGGCCATAATTTACGACATATTTAGCAGTAACCTTTTATTTTTTGGGTTGCTGGTTATTGCACTTTATTTATTACGCGGGCTGTTTCTGTTTTTTATGCGCCAAACCATTATTTTAATGTCGCGGCACATAGAGTTTGATATGAAAAACGATATCTACCAACATTATCAGAAGTTGAGCCTGGGTTTTTACCGCAGAAATAATACTGGCGATTTAATGAACCGGGCTACCGAAGATGTTAATCGGGTAAGAATGTATGTTGGTCCGGCGATTATGTACACCATTAATACCTTCGTTTTATCGGTGCTCATTATCTGGTCGATGTTTGATGTAAATTCGAAACTGGCCATTTATTGCCTGTTACCCCTTCCTTTCCTGGTGGTGATTATCTATTATGTGAATACGCTAATTTTTAAAAAAAGCGGCAAAATACAGGAGCGTTTATCAGATCTTTCCAGCTTTGTACAGGAACGTTTTTCAGGGATCAGAATCATTAAATCTTATGTTCGCGAAGATTATACACGAAACATGTTCGAAATACAGAGCAATGATTATAAAAAAGACTCAATGAGTTTGGTTAAAGTATCGGCTTTGTTTTATCCAACCATGCTTTTATTAATTGGACTGAGTACGATTTTAACCATATATATAGGTGGTATCCAGGTAATGAATGGCAGCATTACTGCAGGGAATATTGCAGAATTTATCATTTATATTAACCAGTTAACTTTTCCGGTAACTATGCTGGGCTGGGTCACTTCTTTAATCCAGCGGGCTGCTGCATCACAAAAAAGGATAAATGAGTTTTTAGATATTCCATCCGACATTCAATCGAAAGAAACTGCAGAAATTGAGCTAAAAGGTAATATCAAATTCGATAACGTGAGTTTTATTTATCCGGATACGGGCATTGAGGCCTTGAAAGATGTGAGTTTTGAGATCAATAGCGGAGA
Proteins encoded in this region:
- a CDS encoding Uma2 family endonuclease produces the protein MDEIVNEPVVAYQKRHYTIEEYLEMEKEATVKHEYYQGEIFTMSGAGDNHNWLFSNVFLAIGGQLKGKSCHIFGSDKRMNIPENSLFTYPDISIYCNDIKHIDIDEDTSILPTVIIEILSPSTKNYDRGKKFTLYKDIPSLKEYIMIDSESVWVEAYYIDDENNWKLNEHKEISDTLTLISMGFEVALSDIYDHVRFNKK
- a CDS encoding DUF5522 domain-containing protein is translated as MLKEGEDFYFNEDGLMVFTETYHLKRGNCCKNKCKHCPWGYGKKKAKK
- a CDS encoding exonuclease produces the protein MILEDFIAITPTGLYCAYGDFYLDPQQPVNEAVISHAHGDHAIGGSQHVYCTAATATFMKHRYRKFAAVDFFTKSYHESFKIKEVTVTFYSAGHILGSAQVLMEYKGVKYLYTGDYKIEPDNTCEPFEFVEADVLITESTFANPETKHPSPVDEIKKLNETSANIMLGSYALGKSQRIIQLLNEHCPTKNVMVHHSIMPFVKIYEDYGIKVGNYKMYDRKVMKNNQEHQVYIVPPMVFHSYHKAINVVRAFASGWKNLQQQNGISLYISDHADWDAILETIEKVKPKQVWTLHGDGKQLKDYFKNKLEVKILNG
- the coaE gene encoding dephospho-CoA kinase (Dephospho-CoA kinase (CoaE) performs the final step in coenzyme A biosynthesis.), translating into MYKVGITGGIGSGKTTACKVFEVLGIPVFYADTVAKEIMTQDTLLIEGVKAAFGNESYFEDGKLNNKHIAGIVFNNEQALAQLNALVHPAVFRAFDAWESTIPSTVPYTLKEAAILFESGSYKLCNTTILVTAPYEVKLKRLIQRDGVNEEQVKARMDKQLSDEEKAKMAGHFIVNDEQQSIIEQVLALHQEFLKSAKEFKNTRA
- a CDS encoding YbbR-like domain-containing protein yields the protein MPFIRLTKIEKRRVFSLLACLLLAIAAWLFMALNNKYVYVAKTVLVFKNAPTKRAFYPLQSDTIDLQVEGTGWQLLFARLRISPPSVSVSLSQLNTKDFIIFSDQLFNINRQLESTQKVISVKPDTLYFDFTKRVVKKVPVKLIDKLSFEKQYGISSEIILNPKYVKVAGPLEELSKIKFWPTDTLKQDKIQSSSTTRVALQHSIHKNVSIYPSSVEVKVPVDEFTEKTIEVPLKIINNRSYNSIKLYPKKVKVTFLVALSNYDQVDESFITATIDVDEWQNLGHRRFTVKITEFPDYCKLVSVSPSKIDFIVEK
- the yajC gene encoding preprotein translocase subunit YajC: MTSTVILQAAGGFDPRQLIMFGAIALVFYFFMIRPQLKKAKDHKKLISELKKGDKIVTTAGIHGRIADMNETTFLIEVEGGVKIRFDKSAVSLDATKATVTPAASKA
- a CDS encoding DUF1573 domain-containing protein; its protein translation is MKRTFILAIAALSFVACRNANNQTSEASSAVSVGNDTSKTAKVAPADAPVIVFERDIFDFGKITQGEKVKHDFKFKNTGKSPLIVSNATATCGCTIPQVPGEPILPGKEGIISVVFNSEGKMGMQDKVVTVTSNANPTVITVHLIGEVLAKK
- the nusB gene encoding transcription antitermination factor NusB, coding for MLNRRHLRIKALQNIFAWHMADKKDIKGDLKTLMQSIDSVYEMYIWMLSLMVEVTEFTANDAAERANKFIKTAEDINPNMKLLNNKFSVLMQQNPEYVSAIKKYKVDWGFDPEIRKTVYNSLKASKEYADYLADPNESLESSKDIIKYIFRKIILKNQAIIQVFEEKFINWQVDHEVMKGMVAKTLKNFTSEDPFKNKLTEISADWVEDSKFVQDLFVHTLQNDAKYQEMIADRTKNWESERIALMDTILMKMAICELLNFPSIPVKVTINEYLELSKDYSTPKSNSFINGILDKILGDLKKNNTIKKIGRGLIED
- a CDS encoding Glu/Leu/Phe/Val dehydrogenase; the protein is MPANSPSDSSILDQLSVYGHKKLVFCNDPDTGLKAIIAIHDTTLGPALGGTRMWSYSTEGEALEDALRLSRGMTYKAAITGLNLGGGKGVIIGDSRKDKTETLMRSYGRFIKNLNGEFITAEEMGTNTRDMEYIRMETNYVTGVPESIGGAGNPAPFTAQGVYLGIKASVKEVFGTDMLAGRTIVVQGIGNVGEHLVALLRKENAEVLISDINQEQLTYVARKYKAKPIEADKIFTTDADVYAPCAMGATVNNKTIEKMKFAIIAGSANNQLKDEVLDSELLLKKGILFAPDYLINAGGLISCYSELTGFGKKRTVQLTDNIYDATRSVIKLSKTENISTNIAANRIAEKRIADIKKIKSSY
- a CDS encoding ABC transporter ATP-binding protein, which translates into the protein MKHLSRLNKYFLKYKWWIIPGSIFVVISNIFGVVPAQVIGYAVDLINENIQIFNLFYSFDRQAIIYDIFSSNLLFFGLLVIALYLLRGLFLFFMRQTIILMSRHIEFDMKNDIYQHYQKLSLGFYRRNNTGDLMNRATEDVNRVRMYVGPAIMYTINTFVLSVLIIWSMFDVNSKLAIYCLLPLPFLVVIIYYVNTLIFKKSGKIQERLSDLSSFVQERFSGIRIIKSYVREDYTRNMFEIQSNDYKKDSMSLVKVSALFYPTMLLLIGLSTILTIYIGGIQVMNGSITAGNIAEFIIYINQLTFPVTMLGWVTSLIQRAAASQKRINEFLDIPSDIQSKETAEIELKGNIKFDNVSFIYPDTGIEALKDVSFEINSGEFVAIIGKTGSGKSTLANLIMRMYDVENGIIDIDGKNIKALNLKDYRNQIGFVPQEVFLFSDTIKNNIAFGLDTVTDEEVHTAAKNASVYTNIIDFEEKFETMLGERGITLSGGQKQRVSIARALIKSPKILVFDDCLSAVDTKTEEEILQNLGKIMAGKTSILIAHRISTIKNADKILVLDDGKIIEQGTHNELLKLNGSYKELYNNQLLEEETRTI